ATCTCCGCAGGCCCCACCCAGGCGATGTGCCGGGGGGACGAGCAGGCCATCTGGCCGTACACGAACACGTCGTTCGCGAAGTCCCTCAGGAAGGTGTCCCAGGACGCGGCGTCCATGGCAACGATCGTCGCGGCGTCGAATACCGCCATCGAGAACCGGTCGGGGAACACGACGTCCGTCGCCCATGGGCGCAGCGGCGCCTCGCGGATCGCGCGGATGGCCCCGTCGCCCCCCCAGATCACCCGCAGGTCACACGCGGCCCCCAGCCGCGCGTTCGTGGCGCGGTCGTGCTCGAACGACACGAACACGGTCCGCTCGCGAACCGCCTCGAACGTCGGGGAGGCGAGCACCTCGCGCAGCGCGCCCAGGAGCACCTCCGCCGTCCGATCGCGGCGTTGCGACAACCGGACGACGTTGGCGTTGCCGGCGAGCACCGAAAGCAGCCACGAATAGGCGAAGATCGTGTCCACGTTCGACGGCGCGTAGTGCAGCACCAGCCCCCGGGCCGCCGCCACGTCGCCCCCCATCGTGCTCTCGAATCGGCGCCGGAGCTCCTCGAGGCGCGACCGGCGCATCCAGTAGGCGAACGCCACGAGGTCGGGAAGCGCCCGAAGTTCCGGGTCGGCGAGCAGGCGCGAGGACAAGGTCGCGACGAAGTCCACGGCGATGCCGTCGAACGGGCGCGCCCGGGCGCGCTCCGCCGCACGCGCGCAGGCGTCCTCGAGCGTCGAGGCGCCCGCCGGAGCGAGCAGGACCTCAGCCACGGGCACCCTCGACGGATGCGGCGTGCGTGTCGCTGCACCCCCGAAGCTCCGCCTGCGGCGCCCGGCCGGAGACGCGGAAATACCGGCCCAGCCTCCCGGTCGGACAGTCGTCCTCCCCCTCGATCACCCCGAGATCCTCCGTCAGCAGGCTGTGACCGGGATAACTCCGCGGCACGACGCTGAGGACCTGGAGCAATCCCGACGCGCCGAACGAAAGCGGCCGGAGCGTGCGTGGATCGCGCACGATGACCTCCGCGAACGCCGGTGCGTGCAGGTGGCCCTCCGCGCATTCGACGAAGACCGACCCGGCCTGCTCCACCATCCCGTAGTAGTTCACCACGCGGCCGATGCCGAACCGCTCACGCAGCGCGTCGCGGAACTCCCCTGCGCCGACCTGCTCTTCCGCGAGCTTCTTCCATCCGCCGCCGTGAAGGAGGATCCCCCCCGGAAAGTCGAATCGGCGATCCTCCCGCCGCGCCGCCTCCACCAGGTGCCGCCACACCATGAACGTGAAGCCGAAGAAGAAGACGGGTCCCGATCCGAATCGCGACTGGAAGGACTCGAGCGCGCCCCAGTCGGGACGCATGTCCTCCCCGAGGAGGTAGACGTGATCGCGCCCGAACGTGGCGAAGCCGAGCAGGCCCGCCCCCCGCGCCGAGAACTCCGCGCGGTCCTTGACGACGCCCGGATGGTCCACGAAGGCCATCGGCAATCGTGCCGCGCCGAGCTCCGCGCGGAGGATCGAGGTGAGCGCCCGGGATTGGAGCGACGCGGTGTCCCGATCCAGCGGGACGCGCGACGGGCGCTGCCCCGTCGTTCCGCTCGAGGTGAGCACCTTCACCACGGCCGACGCGGGCACGCTCGCGAGGTGCTCGGCCTTGAACAACGAGACCGGCAGGAACGGGAGGTCCTCGAGAGCCCCACCACCCGTCGCGGGGAGCTCGAGCCGCACGCCGCTCACGATGCGGTCGTAGGCCGGGCACCGCTCGCGATGAAATGCGTGCAACGCGGCGAGCTCCGCCCCGAGGTAGGCGGCCTTCTCGGCCTTCCCGAGCGCGTACGGCTCGGGGAGACGGGGCAGCGCGAGGTCCGTCATGCGGGCAGGTGCTCCGCGAGGATCGCCGGGTAATCGACCTTTCCGGTCGGCGTTCGCGGGATGCGCCGTCCGTCGACCACGCGGACCGCGGTCGGGTTGAGCGCGAACCGGCTCGTGAGAAGGCGCTCGGCCTCCGGCCGCCGCTCGGGACTCTCGAGCAGAACCACGATCCGGTCGTCGACGCCGTGGCAGGCGACGGCCTCTCCCATGGCCGCCGCCATGGCGACCTCCAGTTCGTCGAGGTTGACCCGGTGGCCGAACAGCTTCACGAAGCGACGCAGTCGGCCGGTGATGAAGTAGTAGCCCTCGTCGTCGCGCCGCCCGAGATCCCCCGTGCGCAGCGTCCCGCCGAGCTCGTCGCCGCGGGAGAGATCCGCCCGCGCGGTGGCGTAGCCGAGCATGACGTTCGGGCCGCGGTACACGATCTCGCCGTCGTCGCCGTCGATCGACAACGCGCCCCCGGGGATCGCCCGGCCGATCGAGCCGAGTTTGCGCGGGAGGGCGTCGGGGGGCACGAAGCTGATGCGCGCGGTCGCCTCCGTCTGGCCGTACATCACGAAGAACCGCGCGCCGCCGCGCGTCGCGGCGCGTGCGAAGTGATCCTGGAGCGCGGGTTCGAGCCGGCCCCCGGCCTGCGTCATCGTCCGGAGCGATCGGTGGGTTCCCGGGTCGAACCGCAGCCGGTGCAGCGTCGCGTAGGTAAAGGGCACGCCCGCGATCGACGTGGCGCGCTGCTCCGCCAGGAGCGTCCAGAACGCGCGATCCACCACGCTCGCATCGGTCAGGACCACGGTGGCGCCCGCGAGAAGATGACTGTTGAGGACCGAGAGGCCGTACGAGTAATGCAGGGCGAGCGACGCGAGCGGGCGCTCGTCCGCCCCGATCTCGAGGTAGCTCGCGATGGACGCGGCGTTCGCCTGGAGGTTCGCCGCCGACAGTCGCACGAGCTTGGGGCTCCCCGTGGTCCCCGAAGTCGACAACATGATCGCGAGCGCGTCGTGGGGAGGCGCGTCGTCCGAAGGCGCCGTGCGTACCCACAACGCGCCCTCGCGGGAATCGAGCCACGACGGCGCGAGGCGGTACCCCGGAGGCGCCGCGAACGGGACGGTCGCGGCGATCCAGTCCGGCCTGTAGGTCTCGATCAGCTGGTGCTGGAGCGGCTCGGCAAGCGAGGCGTTCGCCAGGTACGCCGCGGCGCCTCCGCGGAGCGCGGCGAGGTACGCCGCGACCGTCGCGGGCCGGTTGCGTCCCAGGACGAACCCCAGCGACTTGCGCCCGCCGCCGGGGAATGCCGCCGCGAGGTCGTCCGCGGAACGGAGCAGCTCGCCGTACGTGACGCTGGCGCCGGACGCGCCGTCGACGAGCGCCGGTCGGGCCGCTTCGACCCGGAGCTCCCAGAATCCGTTCATACCCGGAACCCGCCGTCGACGCCGACGACCTGACCGGTGACGTACGCGGATTCCGGCCCCACGAGGAAGGCCACCGTCGCCGCGACGTCCTCGGCGCTTGCGGGCCGTCCGAACGGAATCGCGGCGATCGAGCGCTCGCGCTCCTCGGGCCTGAGATTCCGCGTCATCTCGGTGTCCACGAATCCGGGCGCGACCGCATTGACGCGGATCCCCAGCGGAGCGAGCTCCTTGGACGCGGCGAGCGTCGCGCCGATCACTCCCGCCTTGCTCGCCGCGTACGCGCAGTAACCCGCGCCGCCGCGTGTCCCCAGGATCGACGCCAGATTGACGATCGCGCCGTGTTTGCGCCTGGCCATCAGCCGCGACGCGTGGTTCATGTGGAGGAGCGTGGCGGTCAGGTTGACCCGCACCATCCGCTCCACGTGCGCCGGGGTGATCATTCCCAGCGGCGCCGCTTCGAGCACCCCCGCGTTGTTCACCAGCACGTCCAGCCTGCGCCAGAGCCGGTGGATCTCGCCGAAGGCCCGGCCGATCGCGGCGGCGTCCTCCACGTCGTAGACGATCCGGGAAGGCTCCGGCGCGCCGTGTTCACGGACGGCGGCCGAGGTGTCGAGCAGCCCCTCCTCGGAACGGGCGCTCAAGACGAGCTGGTACGAACGGGCCGCGAGCGCCAGGGCGACGGCGCGACCGATCCCCCGCGAGGCCCCGGTCACGAACGCAACCGGTCGGTCCACTTCGTTCGGAGCGGGCGTTTCGGTCATCTCAGAACCCGACGCCGTGCCTCCCAAGGATGTCTCGCGCCTTGGCGACACTGCTCAACTCGATCACCTCCTCGGTGTCGAGCATGAGGTCGAACTCGTCCTCCAGCGCCGCCACGAGCGCCATGTGAGACACCGAATCCCATTGGAGGATGCTCCGGTAGGAAAGCTCGTCCGTCACCGCGTCCCGTCCGATCCCCAGAACGCGGCAGAACACCGAAGCGAGACGCTCGTCATTCATCACACCGCCCACTCGCCGAACGCCGCGGCCCTCGTACACGACCCGACGCGGCGAGCGACACGGCCGCAGGAACATACCGTCAGGGCCACCCCCGCGCAAGGGCCCCGGGGGACCGTCGGGGAGCGGCGCGGCTGTGGCAGGATGGCGCCGCTCGCGAGCGCGGCGATCGCGACGGGAGGGGCCCGATGGAGGAACGTTTGCGCGGTGCGCGACTGCGCGACGCGACGCTCGGGGACTTCGAGGCGGTGGCCGCGCTGAAGTCCCGGATCGGCTGGGGGCGCGATTCCGCCGCGACTTGGTCCTGGTTGTGGGAACGAAACCCGGCCCTCGCGACGGACACGCGACGGCCGCCCATCGGCTGGGTGGTCGAGCGCGACCACCGGGTCGTCGGCTATTTCGGAAACGTCCCGCAGGTCTATCACTACCGCGGCCGCCGCATCCTGGCCGGCGCCGCGATCGGACTGTGCGTGGATCCCGCGTGCCGTGGCGCGGGGTACGGCATGGAGCTGGTGAAGGCGTGGTGCCATCAGGACCGGGTCGACCTCGCCATCTCCACGACGACGAGCCCGCAGGTCCGCACGATGATGCTGGCCGCCGGCGCGCTCGATCTCCCCCAGCCCGACTACGCGCGGGCGCTCCACTGGATCGTCGAGCCTCGCGGCGTGGCGGCGGCGCTCCTGCGCAAGGCGGGTCTCGCGTCCCCGCTCGCCGGGGCCGCCGCGTGGCCGGCGGGGGCCGCGCTCCGCGCGTGGGACGTGATCCTGGGCCGACGGCGGCCGTCGGTGCCCGACGGCTTCGACGTGGCGGTCGACCGGGAGCCCGGGTTCGGCCCGGAGTACGACGACCTGTGGCGGCGCGTCACGCAGACGGCGAGGGGGCTTCTCGCGTGCCGTTCCGCCGAGTCGCTGCGTTGGCATTTCGGCGGACCGACGCTCGAGGGCGCCGTCCGGATCCTGACGTGCCGGCGCGGAGGCGCTCTTGCCGGATACGCGGTCTCCATGCGCGTGGACGCCGCGGGCGTGCAACTGCGTCGGTGGCGCCTGGTCGACCTCCTGGTCGAACACGGCGATCGCGCCGCCGTCGCGGCGCTGCTCGCGGCGGCGTTCCACGCGGCGCGCGAGGAAGGCGCGCACGTGCTCGAGGTGATCGGATACCCGGAGGAGATCCGCGCGGTGTTCGCCGAGAGCCGACCCGGCTCGCGCGTGCTCGGCGACTGTCCGTTCCAGTGGTCGGTTCGGAGCGCCGAGGTCGCGAAGGAGCTGGGTACCGCCCCCGCGTGGTACGCCACCCCCTACGACGGAGACGCCGCGCTGTTGTTCCTGGAGTGAGCGGTCGCGCAGCTCACGGAGCGTGAAGCGCGACGATGCGCACGCGATCGTCGAAGCCGGCGACGGCCTGGCCGCTGAACATGGCGACGGGCGCTCGACCCTCGGCCTGGGGCAGGACGACGGTTCCGAACTGGAAGTACCGCAGCGACCAGGGGTCCTTGCGGTAACGCGCCGCCGGCCTCCAGTCGGCGCCGTCGCGGCTGACGAACACGCACGCCGAGCGATCGGGATTGACGCGACTCGGCTCGACGCACGTCGAGACCACCCGCAGGTCGCCGAATCGGGCGGCGTACAACGAGGAGCCGGGGATCGCCGCGAGCGTCGTCGTCCTCCCGGTCGCCTTCTCGAGTCGGATGATGGCGTTGGGCTCCGTCTCCGAGTCGGTGCCGAAGATCAGGGCGTCGGGCTCGACGATGGCGCCGACCGCTCTCGCGTGTTGCGTCCCGCGCAGGACCCAGGTGACCCGCGAGAGGTCCGCGTCGAACAGGCCGACGCCGGGCTCGTGCCGGTAGTCCCCGACGAGGACCCAGTACGAGCCGAGATGGGGATCCCAGATCAGATTGTGCACGTGCCGGATCTCGCCGGCCGGGAACGTGTAGGCGACCTCGAAATGCCGTCCGTCGTCCGACGCGTAGACGTGAACCTCGCGACGCTCCGCGTTGTCGCCGTATTCTCCGAACAACACGCGGCCCGACGGATGCACGCTCAGGTTGATGGGGCGCGACCCGCGCTGGAACGCGAACACCCGCTGCATCGCCGTCTCGCCGTGCCGCGCGAGATAGACGCCGTCCCGCGCGACCGCGAGGCGGCTTCCGTCGCGACGGACGACGAACGCCTGCACGTCGTGCCGGAAAAGCCTGGCCAGCAGCCGCGGCGCACACGCGGCACGTCGCCAGGCCGCGGCGGGAACGACGCAGTCGACGACCCAGCGCTTTCCGAGGTCCTCCGAACGGAGTACCGTATGGCGTCGCGCCACGTGGAGCGTCCCGCCCTCGCTCACCCAGAGGGCGCGCCCCCGGGCCCGACCCAGATCGACGAAATCCTGCGAGTTTCCCGGGACGCCCATCTCATGCGCTCCGCGACGGCGATCGCTTCGTGCCGTGCCCGACGTGCTCGAGAAGTCGGAGGATCCCTTCGGCGCTGCGCTGCCACGTGAACTCCCCGGCTCGCGCTCGCCCCCGGGCTCCGAGTTGCTCGGCCAGCCGCTCGTCCGTCAGGGCCCGCTCGACGGCGGCCGCCACGTCGTCGACGCGATCGGGATCCACCAGCAATGCGGCGTCCCCGACCAGCTCCGGCATCACCGAGCGATCCGAGACGATCAACGGCCTTCCGGAGGCCATCGCCTCGAGCACCAGGTTCGGACAGTTCTCGCACGCCGAGAGGAAGACCACGACCGCAGCGCCCGCGTGGAGGAGCGAGAGCGCGTCGTGTTCCACCGAGCCGAGGAAATGGACGCGGCCGGCCACGCCCAGCCGCTCGGCCTCGTCCCGCAGCGAGCGGGCGTAGTCCGCGTCGAACGGGGTCCCGGCCACCACGAGCTCGAGCGACCCCGCCGGCCCGGAAGTCATCCGCGCGAGCGCGCGGATCGGCGATTCGACCTTCTTGTACCGGTAGAGGTGCGAGGCGTACAGGGCGTACGGCCCGCGGACGCCCCAGCGCTCCCGCACGGCGCGCCGCGCCGCCTCGCGGTCGCCTCCCCCGAATCCGGGGTCCACGCCGTGGTAGACGACGGCCTCCTCGCGGGGGACCACGTGCGTGCCGCGGAGGGCGTCGGCGCGACCCGTCCGGCTCAGGAACACGGTCGCCTGCGCGCGGCCGATGAAGTACCGCGTCGCCCGGGCCAGCAGGCGGAGCCTCATCCGCGACCGGAAGGACTCGACCGACCAGAGCTCGGGGTAGAACGGGAGCACGTTGTGCACCACGATCACGCGCGGCACGCCCCCGGCGAAATGGGTGAGGTTCGCCGGGGCGAACACCACGTCCTGACGGGATGCCAGGAGCCGGAACGGGAGCACGACGTTTTCCCAGATCAGGCGGCGCGCCGCATCGACTCCGCGGAACCCCACCACCTCCCACGTCACGTTCGGCGCGCCGAGGGTCCGGAAGTCGGCGAGATCCTCACGCGCGACGAACACGGTGAAGGCGTGCCGACGCCCCATCTCGAAGATCCGCGGCAGCACCTTGAGCAGGTGGGTCCTGCCGCCGCCCACGGTCGAACAGAGCGTGTTGACGGCGATCCGGAGCGCCGGAGGCTCGCCGGTCACGCCGCACCGACCGCCAGCGCGAACGACGCGACGCAGCGATCGAGCGAGCAGTACGCGCCCACCCAGGCCTGCGCGCGACGACCCGCGGCCTCCAGGTCGACCCCGGCGAGCGATTCGATGCGCCTCCGGAGCGCCGCCACGTCTCCCGCCGGAAACGACCAGCCCGTCTCCCCCTCGCGGATCAGGTCCGGCGTGTTGCCGACCGCGTCGGAGGCGACCACGGGGATGCCCGAGTGCATCGCCTCCACGACGACGAGCGGCCACGGATCCTCGCGGGACGGGAGCACCAGCACATCCGCCGCGGCGTAGAGTCCGGGAAGGGCCTCGAGCTGCTGGAACGGCAGAGGGACGACGCGCTTCGGCGCCGGGACCCTCGCGGCGAGGGCGTGGAGCTCGGGCTCGAGCGCCCCGGATCCGACCGCAAGCAGCGTGGTCGGCCCCTCGACCTCCGCGGCGGCGAACGCGGGGAGGAGGTCGTGGAATCCCTTGCGCTCGATCATCTGCCCCGAGAACAGGACGACGGTTCCTTCGAGACCCAGCCGCGCACGCGTGGCCGCGCGCAACTCCGCCCGCGCCGGGGCGGCGAGGCGGAAACGCGTCTCGTCGACGACGTTCGGGAACACGCTGAAGGGGACGCCCGGCCGGGTGAAGCGCCGGAGGTACTCCTCGGCCAGCCGCCCCGGCACGAGCACGTGGTCGGCGTGGCGCATCATCCAGCGCTTCGGCGCGGCGCGCAGCCCTTCGTCCGCGGGTTTCCCCACCGCGTTCGACTCCGCCCAGCTCACGACGCGGCGGCGGCGGCCGACGTGCACGCCCAACGCCGCCAGATACAGCGTGAGCGAGTCGTAACCGGGGAGGATCACCGTGTCGGGATCGTGGGCGCGGATCCGCCCGACGACCCCCGGATTGAGGTGGACCGTCCACGCGCCGCGCTTGAGCGGAATGTGCAGTCCCTTCATGAATTCGTGCTCGAAGGCGAGCCCGTCCGGGATCCGCCAGGACCGATTGGCCTCCGTCCGCGCCATGAACAACACCCGGAAATCGACGCCCGGGCACTTCGCCAGCGCGTTGAACAGCGGCACGCGATACGGCGGGATGATGTTGTGGACGAGGACCACCCGCAGGCGATCCCGGCCGGCGGACGCGTTCATCGCGCGGCGGTGGCCGTCGCGGCGGCGCTCCCCGCGGCCAACGCGCGGTGGATGTCGAAGGTCGCGCGCGTCACACGGAAGTACACCTCGGCAGGCACGGGCGGCGCCCCGCCCGACCTCACGGCCGCGAGGAGCGCGTCGATTTCCTCGCCGTGCCCCTTCCCCGCCGAACCCAGGCTGCGCGACTTCCCGCCGACGTACAGTTTGCACTCGCGGAAATCGTCGAGCACCGCGGAGGCCCCGCCGGCGTGCATCTCGAGTCGCTCCTTGGGCAACCGCGGATTCCCTCCCGAGGTGTACAGGATCTGGCCGACGCTCCCGTCCGCGAAGCCGATCTGCACCGCCACGTCCTCCGCGAGGCCTCGGGAACGGCCCGCGGAGTCGGCTTGGAGCGATCGGATCGGGACGTCTCCCGCCAGGAAGCTCAGCAGGTCGACGAAGTGGCAGACCTCCCCGATCACGCGACCGCCGCCCAGGTCCGGATCGTGGACCCAGTGATTCGGAGGGATCGAGCCCGCATTGATCCGGTAGGTCATCAGCAGCGGCCCTCGGGTCGCCATCGCGTCCCGAAGGGCGACCGCCATCGGGGAGAAGCGCCGGTTGAAGCCGATCATCAACATCCCCGCCGCCCCGTCCGCCGCGGATTCCACGTCGGCGAGCTCGGCGTCGTTGAGGGCGAGGGGCTTCTCGACGAAGACGTGTTTCCCCGCGCGCAATGCCCCCGCCGCGAGCTCCGCGTGACGGTCGTGCCGCGTGGCGATGCACACGAGGTCGGTCGAGGGATCGTCGAAGATCTCGCGGGGCTCCGTTCCCGCCGCCTCGAATCCGAAACGGGCCCGGGCATCCTCGGCGGTGAGTCCGTGTGCCGTCACGACCCGGCTCATGCGGACGTGCGCGGCGCCGCGGAACTTCGGCAGCAGCGTTCCGCGTGCGAAGGCGCCGGCCCCGATGAACGCGACGCCGACTTGCCCGGGGACCCGGGTCGTCGCGGAAACGCGCTTCGCGCGGCCCGGCGACCCGGCGGGCGACGCCGGAGTCGGATACTCGATGACCACGCCCAGAGGGCGACCGGAGGCGCCGCCGGAGAGCAGGCGATCGTACAGGCGCGCCGCCTCGTCGACAGGAGCCCGATCCGTGATCAGGGACGCCACGTCCACCTTGCGGTCGGCGACGAGGCGCAGGAACGCCTCGAGATTGCGGGTCTCCGTCCAGCGCACGTAGCCGATCGGATAATCCACTCCCTTCTCCTCGAAACGCAGGTCGTAGCGACCCGGTCCGTAAGAGCGGGAGATGCGCAGGTCGAGCTCCTTCGCGAAGGCGATCTCGCGGGGCAGCGCGAACGGGACGAACCCCACGGCGACGACGCGTCCGCGGTCCCGCGACATCCCGGCCGCGGCGACCATGGGCCCGTCCTCCTTGCTGGCGGCGGTCACGAGCACCGCGTCGACGCCGATCCCCTCCGTCCAGGCCAGCGCCGTCGCGACCTGCGCCTCCGTGTCGCCGTCGACGCCCGTCTCGGCGCCGGAGGCCTTCGCGCGTTCGACGAGATCGGCCGCGAGATCGAACGCGCACACCCTCACGCCGTTCGCGCACAGCATCTGCGTCGTGAGCTGGCCGAGGATCCCCAGTCCGACGACCGCGAACTGCTCGCCCAGCGTCGGCTGCGCCTGCCGGATGCCCTGGAGCGCGATCGCGCCCAGCGTGGCGAACGCCGCGTGTTCCGTGGCGACGGCGTCCGGGATCCGCGCGGCGAGATGGACCGGAACGCAGACCACCTCGGCGTGGCTCGCGTGGCCGAACCCCGCGCAGGCGACGCGATCGCCGACCCGGAAGTAGTCGCCCGCGCCCTCCCCCACCGCGAGCACGACGCCCGCGCTCGCGTATCCGAGCGCGCGCGGCTCCGAGAGCTTGGACTGCACCTTGCGGTAGGCGGCCACCACCCCGTCGCGCCGCACGCTCTCCATGACGCGCCGCACGAGATCGGGCCGCGCCCGCGCGGTCGTGAGATAGGAGTCGCGAACGGCCGAGACGAGGTCGCGTTCGGTGCCCGGGGAGACCACGGAGAAGTGGTTCCGCACGAGCAAGCACCCGCCACGCAGCGCCGGCGAGGCGAGCTCGGCCGTTTCGATCCGCCCGCTCTTGGGATCCTGGACGACTTGTTTCATGCGACGCCAATCCTAGCGCAGGCCGGAAACGTCACGACGGAACGACCCGGACGGGGTCGGCGGCTCGGGCGTCCTGCGCGGCGTCGACGAAGGACCGGCACCACAGCTCGACGCACATCAGCGTGAAGACGGTGTACGCGCCGTCGATCGCGCCGCGCCGATCGGCGGCGACGAGCTCCGCCACCGCCGAGGCGTCGAACAACCCGCGGTCGCGGATCGAGCGGGGCGAGAGCAGGTCCTCCACGAGCGGCCGGAGCTCCGACTTCACCCAGGCCCGGACGGGGGCACCGAAGCCGGTCTTCGGCCGGTAGACCACGTCCGCGGGGAGGCGGGGCTCCATCGCCTTCTTGAAGATCCACTTGCCCTCGGTGCCGCGCTGCTTGAGCGCCGGAGGCACGGACGCGGCGAGGTGCATGAGGTCGGGATCGAGCAACGGAACCCGGACCTCGACGCCGACCGCCATGCTCAGCTTGTCCGCATAGACGAGATTGTGATCCCCCAGAAAATGCCGCCCTTCGAGGTGCAGCATGCGCTGGAGCGGCGGCGTGCTCGGGGGCAGCTCCGCCAACGTGGCCAGGAGCGGCTCCAGCACGCCTCGCCCGGACAGGTCGGCCCGGAGCCGCTCGCCGTAGAGCGACGCGAGGACGTCCGGCTCCGTGCCGAGGAAATAACTCGCGATGCGCTCGTCCCCCTCGAGGTCGGCGTATCGGAGCGCCTTGCGCAGGCGGCGTCCGAACGGGCCGGAGGTCCTTGTCGAGGCCGCGCTCGCCGCGATTCGCCGGCGCACCGCCCGCGGCGCCCACGACCACAGGCGCTCGCGCGCGAGGGCCAGGTGCCGCCGGTATCCGGAGAAGATGTCGTCGCCGCCGGTCCCCGAGAGGAGCACCTTGATCCCCCGCTCGCGGGCGAGTCGGCAGATGGACAGGACGTGCAGCGGCGCGGGATCCGCCGTGGGCTCGTCGAGGTGCCAGATCATGAGCGACAGATCGTCGACGATCTCCGGGCCCACGATCACCTCGTGGAGCGCGACGTCGAGCTCTTTGGCCACGCGACGCGCGTAGACGAGGTCGTCCGCGAAGCCGTCTCGGCGGAACGCATCGTCCCGGAAGCCGATCGTGAAGCAGTCCATCCTCCCGCGCGCGTGTTTCCGAGCGGACTCCACGACGGCACTCGAATCGAGGCCGCCCGACAGGAACGCCCCCACGGGCACGTCGGCGACCATCTGCCGCCGGACGGCCTCGTCGAGCACCGAACGGACCTCCGCGGCGAGTGCGTCCTCCGACAGCGTGGTGAC
The genomic region above belongs to Candidatus Polarisedimenticolaceae bacterium and contains:
- a CDS encoding acyl-CoA reductase gives rise to the protein MAEVLLAPAGASTLEDACARAAERARARPFDGIAVDFVATLSSRLLADPELRALPDLVAFAYWMRRSRLEELRRRFESTMGGDVAAARGLVLHYAPSNVDTIFAYSWLLSVLAGNANVVRLSQRRDRTAEVLLGALREVLASPTFEAVRERTVFVSFEHDRATNARLGAACDLRVIWGGDGAIRAIREAPLRPWATDVVFPDRFSMAVFDAATIVAMDAASWDTFLRDFANDVFVYGQMACSSPRHIAWVGPAEICEKARLAFWERFRAVADARPADEWAQPVSGRLTAACRAAMRGARADLGLATPLTVARVERLTEELREMHPGGGFFFEADYATLDDLRPDVVSKDQTLVALGFSRDALAAFAAALPRGGADRIVPVGRALEFSHVWDGQDLLQTFTRRVVVTV
- a CDS encoding AMP-binding protein, with the translated sequence MNGFWELRVEAARPALVDGASGASVTYGELLRSADDLAAAFPGGGRKSLGFVLGRNRPATVAAYLAALRGGAAAYLANASLAEPLQHQLIETYRPDWIAATVPFAAPPGYRLAPSWLDSREGALWVRTAPSDDAPPHDALAIMLSTSGTTGSPKLVRLSAANLQANAASIASYLEIGADERPLASLALHYSYGLSVLNSHLLAGATVVLTDASVVDRAFWTLLAEQRATSIAGVPFTYATLHRLRFDPGTHRSLRTMTQAGGRLEPALQDHFARAATRGGARFFVMYGQTEATARISFVPPDALPRKLGSIGRAIPGGALSIDGDDGEIVYRGPNVMLGYATARADLSRGDELGGTLRTGDLGRRDDEGYYFITGRLRRFVKLFGHRVNLDELEVAMAAAMGEAVACHGVDDRIVVLLESPERRPEAERLLTSRFALNPTAVRVVDGRRIPRTPTGKVDYPAILAEHLPA
- a CDS encoding SDR family NAD(P)-dependent oxidoreductase, producing the protein MTETPAPNEVDRPVAFVTGASRGIGRAVALALAARSYQLVLSARSEEGLLDTSAAVREHGAPEPSRIVYDVEDAAAIGRAFGEIHRLWRRLDVLVNNAGVLEAAPLGMITPAHVERMVRVNLTATLLHMNHASRLMARRKHGAIVNLASILGTRGGAGYCAYAASKAGVIGATLAASKELAPLGIRVNAVAPGFVDTEMTRNLRPEERERSIAAIPFGRPASAEDVAATVAFLVGPESAYVTGQVVGVDGGFRV
- a CDS encoding acyl carrier protein codes for the protein MNDERLASVFCRVLGIGRDAVTDELSYRSILQWDSVSHMALVAALEDEFDLMLDTEEVIELSSVAKARDILGRHGVGF
- a CDS encoding GNAT family N-acetyltransferase translates to MEERLRGARLRDATLGDFEAVAALKSRIGWGRDSAATWSWLWERNPALATDTRRPPIGWVVERDHRVVGYFGNVPQVYHYRGRRILAGAAIGLCVDPACRGAGYGMELVKAWCHQDRVDLAISTTTSPQVRTMMLAAGALDLPQPDYARALHWIVEPRGVAAALLRKAGLASPLAGAAAWPAGAALRAWDVILGRRRPSVPDGFDVAVDREPGFGPEYDDLWRRVTQTARGLLACRSAESLRWHFGGPTLEGAVRILTCRRGGALAGYAVSMRVDAAGVQLRRWRLVDLLVEHGDRAAVAALLAAAFHAAREEGAHVLEVIGYPEEIRAVFAESRPGSRVLGDCPFQWSVRSAEVAKELGTAPAWYATPYDGDAALLFLE
- a CDS encoding glycosyltransferase family 1 protein, producing MTGEPPALRIAVNTLCSTVGGGRTHLLKVLPRIFEMGRRHAFTVFVAREDLADFRTLGAPNVTWEVVGFRGVDAARRLIWENVVLPFRLLASRQDVVFAPANLTHFAGGVPRVIVVHNVLPFYPELWSVESFRSRMRLRLLARATRYFIGRAQATVFLSRTGRADALRGTHVVPREEAVVYHGVDPGFGGGDREAARRAVRERWGVRGPYALYASHLYRYKKVESPIRALARMTSGPAGSLELVVAGTPFDADYARSLRDEAERLGVAGRVHFLGSVEHDALSLLHAGAAVVVFLSACENCPNLVLEAMASGRPLIVSDRSVMPELVGDAALLVDPDRVDDVAAAVERALTDERLAEQLGARGRARAGEFTWQRSAEGILRLLEHVGHGTKRSPSRSA
- a CDS encoding glycosyltransferase family 4 protein; the encoded protein is MNASAGRDRLRVVLVHNIIPPYRVPLFNALAKCPGVDFRVLFMARTEANRSWRIPDGLAFEHEFMKGLHIPLKRGAWTVHLNPGVVGRIRAHDPDTVILPGYDSLTLYLAALGVHVGRRRRVVSWAESNAVGKPADEGLRAAPKRWMMRHADHVLVPGRLAEEYLRRFTRPGVPFSVFPNVVDETRFRLAAPARAELRAATRARLGLEGTVVLFSGQMIERKGFHDLLPAFAAAEVEGPTTLLAVGSGALEPELHALAARVPAPKRVVPLPFQQLEALPGLYAAADVLVLPSREDPWPLVVVEAMHSGIPVVASDAVGNTPDLIREGETGWSFPAGDVAALRRRIESLAGVDLEAAGRRAQAWVGAYCSLDRCVASFALAVGAA
- a CDS encoding bi-domain-containing oxidoreductase, whose translation is MKQVVQDPKSGRIETAELASPALRGGCLLVRNHFSVVSPGTERDLVSAVRDSYLTTARARPDLVRRVMESVRRDGVVAAYRKVQSKLSEPRALGYASAGVVLAVGEGAGDYFRVGDRVACAGFGHASHAEVVCVPVHLAARIPDAVATEHAAFATLGAIALQGIRQAQPTLGEQFAVVGLGILGQLTTQMLCANGVRVCAFDLAADLVERAKASGAETGVDGDTEAQVATALAWTEGIGVDAVLVTAASKEDGPMVAAAGMSRDRGRVVAVGFVPFALPREIAFAKELDLRISRSYGPGRYDLRFEEKGVDYPIGYVRWTETRNLEAFLRLVADRKVDVASLITDRAPVDEAARLYDRLLSGGASGRPLGVVIEYPTPASPAGSPGRAKRVSATTRVPGQVGVAFIGAGAFARGTLLPKFRGAAHVRMSRVVTAHGLTAEDARARFGFEAAGTEPREIFDDPSTDLVCIATRHDRHAELAAGALRAGKHVFVEKPLALNDAELADVESAADGAAGMLMIGFNRRFSPMAVALRDAMATRGPLLMTYRINAGSIPPNHWVHDPDLGGGRVIGEVCHFVDLLSFLAGDVPIRSLQADSAGRSRGLAEDVAVQIGFADGSVGQILYTSGGNPRLPKERLEMHAGGASAVLDDFRECKLYVGGKSRSLGSAGKGHGEEIDALLAAVRSGGAPPVPAEVYFRVTRATFDIHRALAAGSAAATATAAR